A section of the Petrimonas sulfuriphila genome encodes:
- a CDS encoding GNAT family N-acetyltransferase, which translates to MTIEVDSEIELKQLEPSDAKDIFETIDLQRDYLGRWLPFVAQTKDISDTEKFVDSVVNASEDQFEYVFTIRKYNQFIGLIGFKDTDKQNKKTEIGYWLSEKHQKQGIVTKSVDKLCDFAFDKLELNRIQIKCAVQNRSSSNIPKRLGFRLEGVERQGEWLSDGFYTDLEIYSKLKSDK; encoded by the coding sequence ATGACAATAGAAGTAGATTCAGAAATAGAATTAAAACAACTGGAACCATCGGACGCAAAAGATATTTTTGAAACGATTGATCTTCAAAGAGACTACCTGGGGAGATGGTTACCGTTTGTTGCGCAGACGAAAGACATTTCAGATACGGAAAAATTTGTTGACTCAGTAGTAAATGCTTCAGAGGACCAATTTGAATATGTCTTTACCATCAGGAAGTACAATCAATTTATTGGTCTGATTGGTTTTAAAGACACCGACAAACAAAATAAAAAGACGGAAATCGGGTATTGGCTTTCCGAAAAACACCAGAAACAGGGGATTGTTACAAAATCGGTCGATAAACTTTGTGACTTTGCTTTTGACAAATTGGAATTAAACAGGATTCAGATAAAATGCGCAGTACAGAACAGATCGAGCAGTAATATACCGAAGAGGTTGGGATTCAGGCTTGAAGGAGTTGAACGACAGGGGGAATGGCTTTCTGACGGTTTTTATACTGACCTGGAAATTTACAGTAAATTGAAATCGGACAAGTAA
- a CDS encoding DUF2200 domain-containing protein, whose translation MKNKERIYKLSFASVYPYYVEKAKKKGRSKAEVDDIIRWLTGYSEKDLQNILASDMNFETFFTQAPQINPNASKITGVICGYRVEEIEDEIVQKARYLDKLIDELAKGKAMEKILRK comes from the coding sequence ATGAAAAATAAAGAAAGAATATATAAATTATCCTTTGCCAGTGTATATCCGTATTACGTTGAGAAAGCGAAAAAGAAGGGACGTAGTAAGGCAGAGGTTGATGACATCATACGTTGGCTGACAGGATACAGTGAGAAGGACCTACAAAACATACTGGCCAGTGATATGAATTTTGAAACCTTCTTCACGCAGGCACCACAAATCAATCCCAACGCTTCAAAAATTACAGGGGTAATCTGCGGGTATCGGGTAGAAGAGATCGAAGACGAAATTGTGCAAAAAGCACGCTATTTGGACAAGCTGATTGACGAATTGGCCAAAGGAAAGGCTATGGAGAAGATCCTAAGAAAATAA
- a CDS encoding DUF4256 domain-containing protein has product MEKNKITQEQKEKLFNILKKRFEKNMGRHPELSWKEIQEKLEGYPEKLWSLNEMEETGGEPDVIGQDEKTGEFIFCDCSAESPKGRRSVCYDSEALRSRKENKPWNSAVGMAGEMGVALLNEEQYRNLQCLGKFDTKTSSWIATPDNIRQLGGAIFGDWRYGQVFIYHNGAESYYAARGFRGLLKV; this is encoded by the coding sequence ATGGAAAAGAATAAAATCACGCAGGAGCAAAAAGAAAAGTTATTCAATATTCTGAAAAAACGTTTCGAGAAGAATATGGGCCGCCATCCGGAACTTAGTTGGAAAGAGATACAAGAAAAACTGGAAGGTTATCCGGAAAAACTGTGGTCACTGAATGAGATGGAGGAAACCGGAGGTGAACCGGATGTTATAGGCCAAGACGAAAAAACAGGTGAGTTCATCTTTTGTGATTGCTCGGCTGAAAGTCCGAAGGGACGCAGAAGTGTTTGCTACGACTCCGAAGCATTGCGGTCGAGAAAAGAAAATAAGCCCTGGAACAGCGCCGTAGGCATGGCTGGAGAGATGGGAGTCGCATTGCTGAACGAGGAACAGTACCGGAATCTTCAATGCCTGGGGAAATTTGACACAAAGACTTCCAGTTGGATTGCCACGCCTGACAATATCCGTCAACTCGGCGGAGCCATTTTTGGTGATTGGCGTTACGGGCAGGTCTTTATTTACCACAATGGAGCCGAATCCTACTATGCTGCCAGGGGCTTCCGTGGATTGTTGAAAGTTTAG
- a CDS encoding SRPBCC domain-containing protein translates to MKGVFSVEKGKRAIRVRREFNASLSLVWQAWTTPELLDRWWGPSPWRAETQTMDFREGGYWLYAMVGPEGERHWSRADYISIVHEKSFTAKDGFCDENGTFDPEFPQNLWETRFIETESTVMVEITLTFDTFADLEQTLAMGFREGFTTGLNQLDELLLVTPAEGRQ, encoded by the coding sequence ATAAAAGGGGTTTTTTCCGTGGAGAAGGGAAAAAGGGCCATACGTGTAAGGAGAGAATTCAATGCCAGCCTCTCACTCGTCTGGCAGGCATGGACAACCCCTGAACTGCTCGACCGGTGGTGGGGCCCAAGCCCTTGGAGAGCGGAGACCCAAACCATGGATTTCCGTGAAGGTGGATACTGGCTCTATGCGATGGTCGGCCCCGAAGGGGAAAGGCACTGGAGCAGGGCGGATTACATTTCAATTGTGCACGAAAAGTCCTTTACCGCAAAAGATGGTTTTTGCGATGAAAACGGGACATTCGATCCTGAGTTTCCACAAAATTTGTGGGAAACACGGTTCATTGAAACCGAGAGCACGGTGATGGTGGAGATTACGCTCACTTTTGACACCTTTGCTGATCTCGAACAAACCCTTGCCATGGGCTTCAGAGAAGGCTTTACAACAGGATTGAATCAGCTGGATGAGCTATTGCTTGTTACTCCTGCGGAAGGAAGGCAATAG
- a CDS encoding peptidylprolyl isomerase, translating to MMTAEIHTAKGVMKVKFYEEDAPNTVANFVKLAEKGFYDGLTFHRVIPNFVIQGGCPDGTGAGGPGYTIKCELNGNNQYHDRGVLSMAHAGRDTGGSQFFICHSRENTAHLDRNHTCFGKVYEGVEVIDKIRQGDRIEKILIFEE from the coding sequence ATGATGACAGCAGAGATACACACCGCAAAAGGGGTTATGAAAGTAAAATTCTATGAGGAGGATGCTCCAAACACCGTGGCCAACTTCGTAAAACTGGCCGAAAAGGGTTTTTACGACGGATTGACGTTCCACCGGGTGATCCCAAACTTTGTGATCCAGGGCGGATGTCCCGATGGCACAGGGGCAGGAGGGCCGGGCTACACAATCAAATGCGAACTCAACGGTAATAACCAGTACCACGATCGGGGCGTATTGTCAATGGCGCATGCCGGCCGTGATACCGGAGGGTCTCAGTTTTTCATTTGTCACAGCCGCGAGAATACGGCTCATCTCGACCGTAACCATACTTGCTTTGGAAAAGTATACGAAGGGGTCGAGGTAATTGACAAGATCCGTCAGGGTGACAGAATTGAGAAAATCCTGATTTTTGAAGAGTAA
- a CDS encoding serine hydrolase, translating to MKRVRIIIAVLILFMLLGGILYINPLLPIITGYAAKNLSSGIFLANRTQESMEATDLNFSFIRFVKNRVDSRSKTVTSHFLWHTSHTSFVNGYGNILVNDYPVSDIEARPYPVVPVLPENPDTIAWPMGDLIVDTIPSGIDMQQLNLAVEQAFADTVPYKGTFAVMVVCQGQPVAEKYADEFSTETLFLSWSMAKSFINALAGILVKEGKLDIYASAGMDEWKNDERRNITIHHLMQMNSGLEWNEDYGNSSDVNNMLHKEGDMARFASSKPLEYSPGSVFEYSSGSTNIVSYLMRKAIGDDAEYFAFPREQLFNKIGMRSAVFEVDASGTFVGSSYLYASLRDYARFGLLYLNNGNWQGEQILPENWVAYSTTAANGSDRSYGAFFWLNQAGIDYPDVPRDMFSCRGHDGQFIYIIPSKELVIVRTGFSKNGEFDHNGFVAGIVDAIK from the coding sequence ATGAAAAGAGTACGCATCATTATCGCAGTCCTTATTCTGTTCATGCTCTTGGGGGGTATTCTTTACATAAACCCTCTCCTGCCGATTATTACCGGTTATGCAGCTAAAAACCTGTCGTCGGGCATCTTCCTGGCTAACCGCACACAGGAATCGATGGAGGCAACCGACCTGAATTTCTCATTTATCCGATTCGTGAAAAACAGGGTCGATTCCAGGAGTAAAACCGTGACAAGCCACTTTCTCTGGCATACTTCGCATACTTCTTTCGTGAATGGCTATGGCAACATCCTGGTAAACGACTACCCCGTGAGTGATATAGAGGCACGTCCTTATCCGGTTGTGCCGGTTTTACCGGAAAACCCCGACACGATTGCATGGCCCATGGGGGACCTCATTGTCGACACCATCCCTTCCGGTATCGACATGCAACAACTCAACCTTGCGGTGGAACAGGCATTTGCCGATACTGTCCCCTACAAGGGTACATTTGCGGTGATGGTTGTTTGTCAAGGACAACCGGTTGCGGAAAAATATGCTGATGAATTTAGTACCGAAACCCTTTTTCTGAGCTGGTCGATGGCCAAAAGCTTTATCAATGCCCTGGCCGGTATTCTGGTGAAAGAGGGTAAACTGGATATATATGCGTCTGCCGGCATGGATGAGTGGAAGAATGACGAAAGGCGTAACATCACCATCCACCACCTGATGCAGATGAACAGCGGCCTGGAATGGAACGAAGATTATGGAAACAGCTCCGACGTGAACAACATGTTGCACAAGGAGGGTGATATGGCGCGGTTTGCCAGTTCGAAACCACTGGAGTATTCCCCCGGTTCGGTATTTGAATACTCATCGGGATCTACCAACATTGTTTCTTACCTGATGCGCAAGGCAATTGGAGACGATGCAGAGTATTTCGCTTTTCCGCGTGAACAACTTTTCAACAAAATTGGGATGCGCAGTGCTGTTTTTGAGGTCGATGCATCGGGTACTTTTGTGGGGTCGTCCTACCTCTATGCCTCCTTACGTGACTATGCGCGCTTTGGCTTACTTTACCTGAACAACGGCAACTGGCAGGGTGAACAGATCCTGCCAGAAAACTGGGTTGCATACAGCACCACTGCGGCAAACGGTTCCGATAGAAGTTACGGTGCATTTTTCTGGCTGAACCAAGCTGGCATCGACTATCCCGATGTGCCCCGCGATATGTTTAGCTGCCGCGGCCATGACGGGCAGTTTATCTATATTATTCCATCGAAAGAACTGGTGATCGTCCGGACCGGTTTTTCAAAAAATGGAGAGTTTGACCATAACGGATTTGTAGCGGGAATTGTTGATGCTATTAAATAA
- a CDS encoding NADP-dependent malic enzyme, whose translation MSTKLREDALRYHAEGRPGKIEVIPTKPYSSQHDLSLAYSPGVAEPCLEIEKDEQKAYEYTSKGNLVAVISNGTAVLGLGDIGAVSGKPVMEGKGLLFKIFAGIDVFDIEIDEKDPEKFIEVVKAISPTFGGINLEDIKAPECFEIEERLKNELDIPIMHDDQHGTAIISSAGLLNALELTGKKIEEVRIVVNGAGAAANSCTKLYMALGAKLENIVMLDSRGVISKNRTDLNERKKPFATERNISTLAEAVAGADVFLGLSVADVLTVEMVQSMNENPIVFALANPNPEIAYELAIAARKDIVFATGRSDHPNQINNVLGFPYIFRGALDVRATCINEEMKVAAVRAIADLAKKAVPDVVNAAYNLKRLSFGRDYIIPKPLDNRLLTVVAPAVAKAAIASGVARKPIADWEEYSEILRERMGLDNKMLRRFYDMAKQTPKRVVFSESNHLNMLKAAETCVNEGICYPVLLGNEEKIANIAAENQISLEGVEIVNLRHDREESRRLHYAKLLSEKRSREGYTFQEAAEQMFNRDSFGMMMVESGDADALITGVFGKYLDTINLAKDIIGIREGLNHIGAMHIVNSKRGVLFLADTLFNRHPNSDVLIDIARLANSTVKFFAHDPVIAMLSYSNFGDDKVGSPASVHKVVEALHRDYPDMVVDGEMQVNVALNKDFRDEKFPFTKLKGKNVNTLIFPNLSSANTAYKLLLESGVGDIIGPIQMGLNKPVHILDVGMSVRDIVNMTVIAVIDAIVEENISVNKLKRVE comes from the coding sequence ATGTCAACTAAATTACGCGAAGATGCTCTCAGGTATCATGCCGAGGGGCGTCCCGGAAAAATAGAGGTGATTCCCACCAAACCCTATAGTTCCCAACACGACTTATCACTGGCATATTCGCCCGGTGTGGCCGAACCGTGCCTCGAAATAGAAAAGGATGAGCAAAAAGCTTACGAATATACTTCCAAAGGGAACCTAGTGGCGGTTATCTCTAACGGCACAGCAGTGCTGGGTTTGGGTGATATCGGTGCTGTTTCGGGAAAACCGGTGATGGAAGGGAAAGGGCTGCTTTTTAAGATCTTTGCCGGAATAGATGTTTTTGACATCGAGATCGACGAGAAAGATCCGGAAAAATTCATCGAAGTGGTCAAAGCTATTTCTCCCACTTTTGGAGGGATTAATCTGGAAGATATCAAAGCACCCGAATGTTTTGAAATTGAAGAACGGTTAAAAAATGAACTGGATATCCCTATCATGCATGACGATCAACACGGAACAGCCATTATTTCATCTGCAGGATTGCTTAATGCGCTGGAACTGACAGGAAAGAAGATCGAAGAGGTGAGGATTGTGGTGAATGGCGCGGGTGCAGCAGCCAATTCCTGCACAAAACTTTACATGGCGTTGGGAGCCAAATTGGAAAATATCGTGATGCTCGATTCTCGGGGAGTAATATCGAAAAATCGGACCGATCTGAACGAACGGAAAAAACCGTTTGCTACCGAACGGAATATCTCAACCTTAGCAGAAGCTGTTGCAGGGGCGGATGTCTTTCTCGGACTTTCGGTGGCCGATGTGCTGACCGTTGAAATGGTTCAATCGATGAATGAAAATCCGATTGTCTTCGCATTGGCGAACCCTAATCCGGAAATAGCGTATGAATTGGCTATCGCCGCCCGGAAAGATATTGTTTTTGCGACGGGACGTTCCGATCATCCCAACCAGATAAACAATGTGCTGGGTTTTCCCTATATTTTCCGTGGGGCGTTGGATGTCCGTGCTACCTGCATTAACGAAGAGATGAAGGTTGCCGCTGTCCGTGCTATTGCTGATCTGGCAAAAAAGGCAGTTCCCGATGTGGTGAATGCCGCTTATAACTTGAAACGGTTGAGTTTCGGCCGCGATTATATCATTCCAAAACCACTCGACAACCGGTTGCTGACAGTTGTTGCACCAGCAGTTGCCAAAGCGGCGATAGCGTCTGGAGTTGCCCGGAAACCCATTGCCGACTGGGAAGAGTACAGCGAAATTCTTCGTGAACGGATGGGGTTGGACAATAAAATGTTGCGCCGTTTCTACGATATGGCAAAACAAACCCCTAAACGGGTGGTTTTCTCGGAATCCAACCACTTGAATATGCTCAAAGCTGCTGAAACCTGTGTTAACGAGGGTATCTGTTATCCGGTTTTACTGGGTAACGAAGAAAAAATTGCCAACATCGCTGCCGAAAATCAAATCAGCTTGGAGGGAGTAGAAATTGTTAATCTGCGGCACGATAGGGAAGAATCCAGGCGGTTGCATTACGCGAAATTGCTTTCGGAAAAGCGGAGCCGCGAGGGGTATACTTTTCAGGAAGCTGCCGAGCAGATGTTTAACCGCGACTCTTTCGGGATGATGATGGTGGAGTCTGGCGACGCGGATGCACTTATTACCGGTGTTTTCGGGAAATACCTCGATACCATCAATCTCGCCAAAGATATTATTGGCATTCGTGAGGGCCTTAATCACATTGGAGCCATGCACATTGTCAACTCGAAGAGAGGCGTGCTCTTTCTTGCCGATACGCTTTTTAACCGTCATCCAAATTCCGATGTACTTATCGATATTGCCCGTTTGGCTAATTCTACGGTAAAGTTTTTCGCTCATGATCCGGTGATTGCCATGCTCTCCTATTCCAATTTTGGTGACGACAAAGTGGGAAGTCCTGCCAGTGTCCACAAAGTGGTGGAAGCATTACACCGGGATTATCCGGATATGGTGGTGGATGGTGAAATGCAGGTGAACGTGGCGTTGAATAAAGACTTCAGGGATGAGAAGTTTCCTTTCACCAAGCTGAAAGGAAAAAATGTGAATACGTTGATATTTCCTAACCTGAGTTCGGCAAACACAGCATATAAGCTACTTCTGGAAAGTGGAGTCGGCGACATTATCGGTCCAATCCAAATGGGGTTGAACAAGCCGGTTCATATTTTAGACGTGGGCATGTCGGTCCGCGACATTGTGAACATGACGGTTATTGCTGTTATTGATGCTATTGTAGAAGAGAATATCTCTGTCAATAAGTTGAAAAGGGTGGAGTAG
- the mgtE gene encoding magnesium transporter — translation MTICNEKDLLKLIKRKEWTTLRNAIHEFDHLELAGIIDRSSEFESVILFRFLTREQAKNVFQELSHDKQEKIIERLAQHALKVADLLNDMEPDDRTAFLEELPGKVTQRLMQLLTPENREMATRLLGYPEDSIGRLMTPEYVAVKPHFTVEQTLAHIRQYGQDSETLNVIYVVDNNWRLIDDIRIREIILASPEQMIGELIDYKFSALSAFDDQETGVSMFKDHDRVALPVIDSAGTLLGIVTVDDIFDVAEEEQTEDFHKFGAVQNAIISPLQATVTFLYKKRVFWLTTLVFVNIFSGAVIAGFENVLASTISLVFFLPLLIDSGGNAGSQSATLMIRALAMGDVQTRDWIKLLGKEFIVSLLLGLTMAAGVSLVAAVRAPEIILILVITMTLVVIAGSIIGMILPFLFTRLKIDPATASAPLITSIADILGVLIYFTVASKVLVGPTPPFSTY, via the coding sequence ATGACTATATGTAACGAAAAAGACCTGCTTAAACTAATCAAAAGGAAAGAATGGACAACGTTGCGAAACGCCATACACGAATTTGATCACCTTGAACTTGCCGGCATTATCGACCGAAGTAGCGAGTTTGAATCAGTGATATTGTTCCGTTTTCTGACGCGTGAGCAAGCAAAAAATGTTTTTCAGGAGCTTTCGCACGACAAGCAGGAAAAGATTATAGAGAGACTGGCGCAACATGCTTTAAAAGTAGCCGATCTGCTCAACGATATGGAGCCAGACGATCGCACAGCTTTTCTAGAGGAACTTCCCGGAAAGGTAACACAACGTCTTATGCAGTTGCTTACTCCCGAAAACAGGGAGATGGCAACCAGACTTCTTGGATATCCCGAAGACAGCATAGGTAGGCTGATGACACCGGAATACGTAGCCGTTAAACCCCACTTCACGGTTGAACAAACGCTGGCGCATATTCGCCAATACGGACAAGACTCCGAAACACTGAACGTAATTTACGTAGTGGACAACAACTGGCGCCTTATCGACGATATTCGCATACGTGAAATAATCCTGGCCTCGCCCGAACAGATGATCGGAGAACTTATCGATTATAAATTTTCGGCACTGAGCGCATTCGACGACCAGGAGACCGGTGTAAGCATGTTCAAGGACCACGACAGGGTAGCACTTCCCGTGATCGATAGTGCCGGAACGCTTCTGGGCATTGTAACCGTTGATGATATTTTTGATGTAGCCGAAGAAGAACAAACCGAGGACTTTCACAAGTTCGGCGCCGTACAAAACGCCATTATCAGTCCGTTACAGGCAACCGTTACTTTTTTGTACAAGAAACGGGTATTCTGGCTTACAACACTGGTTTTCGTAAATATCTTTTCAGGAGCAGTCATAGCCGGCTTTGAAAACGTGCTGGCTTCCACCATATCCCTTGTTTTTTTTCTTCCTTTGCTTATCGACAGTGGCGGGAATGCCGGCTCTCAATCCGCAACACTTATGATCCGTGCATTGGCCATGGGCGATGTTCAGACAAGGGATTGGATAAAACTGTTGGGAAAAGAGTTTATTGTTTCGTTACTCTTAGGCCTGACAATGGCTGCAGGAGTAAGTTTGGTAGCAGCAGTCCGTGCTCCTGAAATAATTTTGATTCTCGTTATAACCATGACGCTGGTGGTTATTGCGGGAAGCATTATCGGGATGATCCTGCCCTTCCTATTCACGAGGCTGAAAATTGATCCGGCAACGGCAAGCGCCCCCCTTATAACATCCATCGCAGACATATTAGGTGTACTCATCTATTTCACCGTGGCCAGCAAAGTGTTGGTCGGCCCTACTCCACCCTTTTCAACTTATTGA
- the rsmD gene encoding 16S rRNA (guanine(966)-N(2))-methyltransferase RsmD has product MRIISGKYKSRRIPVPANLKARPTTDFARESLFNVLNNRVDWEETTALDLFSGTGSVALEFVSRGCPFVVNVETNQNHYNFICKAQELLGAKELFPVKADVFKYLQSVKQKFDLIFADPPYDLQSIDTIPDLIFKKELLKPEGVFILEHSRKQNFSAHPHFVSERKYGNVHFSFFE; this is encoded by the coding sequence ATGCGTATCATCAGTGGAAAATATAAGTCGAGGCGGATTCCGGTTCCTGCAAACCTTAAAGCAAGGCCCACAACTGATTTTGCGCGTGAGAGCCTGTTTAATGTACTCAATAACCGGGTGGACTGGGAAGAAACTACAGCCCTGGATTTGTTTTCTGGAACAGGCAGCGTAGCCCTGGAATTTGTATCCCGCGGATGTCCGTTTGTTGTAAACGTTGAGACGAATCAAAACCACTACAACTTTATTTGCAAAGCACAGGAGTTACTGGGTGCGAAAGAGTTATTCCCGGTAAAAGCCGATGTGTTTAAATACCTCCAATCGGTAAAACAGAAGTTCGACCTTATCTTTGCGGATCCACCTTACGATTTACAGTCCATAGACACTATTCCCGACCTTATTTTCAAAAAAGAACTCCTGAAACCCGAGGGAGTTTTTATTCTGGAGCATTCCAGAAAACAAAACTTTTCCGCTCATCCTCATTTTGTATCGGAGAGAAAATACGGGAATGTGCATTTTTCATTTTTTGAGTAA
- a CDS encoding DUF3822 family protein — MFLPENIDLAQSEKYTLSIRLMPDGFSFCIFSPADKSVFHYQEKTFSKNLSLIGNIEKTFFEVNFFSQPFKKTFVTIVSPRYTIVPDAYFEWRKAKELFEFNIHGESGKVLNNYISESSCRILFDLDEEVYSFLCRNLWNPSFFSHKARLLPFFANYRVVDRRKRCFVDFHDEMVSVTCFSGSTLLSANTYPDKDKYDALFNIVNVWEKQSLDQNSDLLVLSGNLPDNKESIATLKKLIKNVEELNLLPPGNENYIPTDILLDMDAC, encoded by the coding sequence ATGTTTTTACCGGAAAATATTGATTTAGCTCAATCTGAAAAGTATACTTTATCCATTCGGCTTATGCCGGATGGATTTTCTTTTTGTATCTTTTCACCAGCCGATAAGTCGGTGTTCCATTACCAGGAAAAAACATTCAGTAAAAACTTATCTTTAATAGGAAACATCGAAAAAACATTTTTTGAGGTCAATTTTTTCTCACAGCCTTTTAAAAAAACCTTTGTAACGATTGTATCACCCCGTTACACGATCGTTCCTGACGCCTATTTTGAATGGAGAAAAGCAAAAGAGCTTTTTGAATTTAATATTCACGGAGAGAGCGGGAAGGTTTTAAATAATTACATTTCTGAAAGTAGCTGCCGTATCCTTTTTGATTTGGACGAAGAGGTTTATTCGTTTCTATGTAGGAACCTGTGGAATCCTTCCTTTTTCAGCCATAAAGCCCGGCTTCTTCCCTTTTTTGCCAACTATCGGGTGGTAGACAGGCGAAAAAGATGTTTTGTGGATTTTCACGATGAAATGGTTTCCGTAACCTGCTTTTCAGGGTCAACGTTACTGTCTGCCAACACCTATCCGGATAAGGACAAATATGATGCGCTATTCAATATTGTGAATGTATGGGAAAAACAATCCCTGGATCAAAATTCCGATCTTTTGGTCCTTTCGGGAAATTTACCGGATAACAAAGAAAGCATTGCCACATTGAAAAAACTCATTAAAAACGTGGAAGAGCTCAATTTGCTCCCTCCTGGAAACGAAAACTATATTCCAACCGATATTCTTTTGGATATGGACGCCTGTTAA
- a CDS encoding AAA family ATPase → MINRYFIEKINENFAFDFTADQRSAVAKIVDFLYSRSNNQVFLLKGYAGTGKSSLIGSLVKTMSQFNQKAVLLAPTGRAAKVFSTYAGQPAFTVHKKIYRMDKFTEGPGTFSLAENKHKHTLFLVDEASMISNDNREFSIFGSGRLLDDLMEYVYSGEGNRLLLIGDTAQLPPVQQDFSPALDEKTIESFFFEVVTCTLTEIVRQSEESGVLVNATMLRNALRKGNTVDFPKFNVDTFNDVKRITGTELIDEISSAYNRDGIEETVVISRSNKRVNAYNMGIRNTVLYREEELSPGDLLMITKNNYYWASDMENVDFLANGEFVEVVRVRREETMYGFRFCNVLLRHKDYGVEFEAKINLDSLHTEVPGLTREQNEQLFAAINGDYADISRKSARYKKVKENPYFNALLVKYGYAVTCHKAQGGEWKNVFLDLGYVNESHMGDNFYRWLYTSITRSSQMLYLVNLTNDFIEGNK, encoded by the coding sequence ATGATAAATCGGTATTTTATCGAAAAAATCAACGAAAATTTCGCTTTCGATTTTACTGCCGATCAACGTTCTGCGGTTGCAAAGATAGTTGATTTTCTTTACTCGCGGTCAAATAATCAGGTCTTTTTGCTGAAAGGATATGCGGGGACAGGCAAGTCTTCCCTTATTGGTAGTTTGGTTAAAACGATGTCGCAATTCAATCAAAAAGCCGTTTTGCTGGCTCCGACGGGACGTGCGGCGAAGGTTTTTTCGACATATGCCGGTCAGCCGGCATTCACTGTTCATAAGAAGATTTACCGGATGGACAAGTTTACTGAAGGACCCGGTACTTTTTCACTAGCCGAGAATAAACACAAACATACACTGTTTCTCGTGGATGAAGCATCTATGATCAGCAACGACAACAGAGAGTTCTCCATTTTTGGATCGGGCCGGTTGCTGGATGACCTGATGGAGTATGTTTATTCCGGCGAAGGAAACCGGCTACTACTTATTGGTGATACGGCTCAATTACCACCTGTGCAGCAGGATTTCAGCCCGGCTCTTGACGAAAAAACGATTGAATCTTTTTTTTTCGAAGTCGTTACCTGCACACTCACCGAAATAGTGCGTCAATCAGAAGAATCGGGAGTTCTGGTCAACGCAACGATGTTGCGTAATGCCTTGCGGAAGGGTAATACTGTTGACTTTCCCAAATTCAATGTCGATACATTCAACGATGTGAAAAGAATAACCGGCACGGAGCTTATTGATGAGATCTCGTCGGCTTACAACCGTGACGGTATTGAGGAGACTGTTGTGATTTCGCGTTCCAATAAACGGGTAAACGCTTACAATATGGGTATCCGTAATACGGTACTTTACCGGGAAGAGGAACTTTCGCCGGGTGATTTGCTGATGATTACAAAAAACAATTACTATTGGGCAAGTGATATGGAAAATGTTGACTTCCTGGCCAATGGCGAGTTTGTGGAGGTCGTACGTGTTCGCCGGGAGGAAACAATGTATGGATTCCGTTTTTGTAATGTCCTGCTTCGGCACAAAGATTACGGAGTGGAGTTCGAAGCAAAAATTAATCTTGATAGCTTGCACACCGAGGTGCCCGGCCTAACCCGTGAACAAAACGAACAGCTCTTCGCAGCCATAAACGGAGATTATGCTGATATTTCCCGGAAAAGTGCCCGGTACAAAAAAGTAAAGGAGAACCCCTATTTTAATGCACTTCTTGTGAAGTATGGATACGCCGTTACCTGCCACAAAGCCCAGGGTGGAGAATGGAAAAACGTTTTCCTGGACCTGGGGTACGTGAATGAATCGCATATGGGCGATAATTTCTACCGCTGGCTTTACACTTCAATAACAAGAAGTTCACAAATGTTATATCTTGTGAATTTGACAAACGATTTTATTGAAGGAAACAAATAA